In Colwellia sp. PAMC 20917, a single genomic region encodes these proteins:
- the tldD gene encoding metalloprotease TldD, with the protein MNSVERELLADSQIDRDLLDQTLNNIYQRNIDLADLYFQSSCHESWMLEDGIVKEGSYNIERGVGVRAISGEKTGFAYSDDISPLALKKAADAAKGIANADQNGRVLAFKNQTVKSVYQATDPLGSLAQEQKITLMHEIEAHARSVDKRVQQVIVSLSGVYEKILVAASDGTFATDIRPLVRLNCSVLVEENGKRERGSAGGGARTDYSYFFELENGKARYLAYAEEAVRQALVNVVAIESPAGMLPVVLGSGWPGVLLHEAVGHGLEGDFNRKGSSAFSGKIGQKVTSDLCTIVDDGTIPNRRGSISIDDEGTPGQYNVLIEKGILKGYMQDKHNAKLMGVAPTGNGRRESYAHLPMPRMTNTYMLAGEHDPKDIIKSVKKGIYAPHFAGGQVDITSGKFVFTSSEAYLIENGEITSPIKGATLIGSGPEAMKNVSMVGNDLKLDAGVGVCGKDGQSIPVGVGQPTLKINEMTIGGTQ; encoded by the coding sequence ATGAATAGTGTTGAACGCGAACTTTTAGCCGATAGCCAAATTGACCGAGATCTTTTAGATCAAACGTTAAACAATATATATCAACGAAACATTGATTTAGCCGACTTATACTTTCAGTCGAGCTGTCATGAGTCATGGATGCTAGAAGATGGCATTGTCAAAGAAGGTTCATATAATATTGAACGTGGTGTTGGCGTGCGAGCAATATCAGGTGAAAAAACTGGTTTTGCTTACTCTGATGATATTTCTCCCCTCGCGTTAAAAAAAGCAGCTGATGCCGCTAAAGGTATTGCAAATGCTGACCAAAATGGTCGAGTACTTGCTTTTAAAAATCAAACAGTGAAATCAGTTTATCAAGCCACTGATCCGTTAGGCAGTCTAGCGCAAGAACAAAAAATTACCTTAATGCATGAGATTGAAGCCCATGCTCGTTCAGTTGATAAACGTGTTCAGCAGGTTATTGTAAGTTTGTCAGGTGTTTATGAAAAAATATTAGTGGCTGCTAGCGATGGTACTTTTGCTACTGATATACGACCACTAGTTCGCTTAAATTGCTCAGTATTAGTTGAAGAGAATGGTAAACGTGAACGTGGTAGTGCTGGCGGTGGTGCTCGAACTGATTACAGTTATTTCTTTGAGCTTGAAAATGGTAAAGCACGTTATTTAGCTTATGCCGAAGAAGCGGTTCGTCAGGCTTTAGTCAATGTGGTGGCAATAGAATCTCCGGCTGGCATGTTACCAGTTGTACTTGGCTCAGGTTGGCCGGGCGTGCTATTGCATGAAGCCGTTGGTCATGGTTTAGAAGGTGATTTTAACCGTAAAGGTTCGTCAGCATTTTCAGGTAAAATTGGTCAAAAGGTGACTTCTGATTTATGCACTATTGTTGATGATGGCACAATCCCTAATCGCCGTGGTTCAATTTCAATAGATGATGAAGGAACGCCAGGACAATACAATGTACTGATTGAAAAAGGTATTTTGAAAGGTTATATGCAAGATAAGCACAATGCTAAACTGATGGGTGTAGCACCTACCGGCAATGGTCGCCGTGAATCTTATGCACATTTACCTATGCCTAGAATGACTAATACTTATATGCTTGCGGGTGAACATGATCCAAAAGATATTATTAAGTCAGTGAAAAAAGGTATTTACGCGCCACATTTTGCTGGTGGTCAAGTTGATATTACCTCTGGAAAATTTGTTTTCACCAGCTCTGAAGCTTACCTTATTGAAAACGGTGAAATTACTTCGCCAATAAAAGGCGCTACGTTAATTGGTAGTGGTCCTGAAGCGATGAAAAATGTCAGCATGGTCGGTAACGACTTGAAACTTGATGCTGGCGTTGGTGTTTGTGGAAAAGATGGACAAAGTATTCCGGTAGGTGTTGGTCAACCTACTTTGAAAATCAATGAAATGACAATTGGCGGTACTCAGTAG
- a CDS encoding Maf family protein: MKSVLILASQSPRRKELLSQLGYQFQTISADIDESIIDNESSSDYVLRLAIEKATVVSKNQVAGSVVLGSDTSVIFDNHILGKPENIAACCQQLLMLSNNTHQVLTAIAVVKNKQILSAVISTDVTFKKLSVEEIKRYWHTGEPQDKAGSYGIQGIGGQFVTQIKGSYSAVVGLPLYETAKLLAELGLPTPIQDQASPLSNGEIL, encoded by the coding sequence ATGAAGTCCGTTTTAATTTTAGCGTCACAGTCACCACGAAGAAAAGAATTACTTAGCCAACTGGGTTATCAATTTCAAACTATTTCTGCCGATATCGATGAAAGCATCATCGACAATGAATCATCAAGCGATTATGTGTTACGTTTGGCGATTGAAAAAGCGACGGTAGTCTCAAAAAATCAAGTAGCAGGTAGTGTCGTGCTCGGTTCTGATACTAGCGTTATTTTTGACAATCATATTCTTGGTAAACCGGAGAATATTGCAGCATGCTGTCAACAACTGCTAATGTTATCAAACAACACTCACCAAGTACTGACCGCCATTGCCGTTGTAAAAAACAAACAAATATTATCCGCGGTTATTTCTACGGATGTTACCTTTAAAAAATTGTCTGTTGAAGAAATTAAGCGCTACTGGCATACCGGCGAACCTCAAGATAAAGCAGGCTCGTACGGTATTCAAGGTATTGGTGGACAATTTGTGACACAAATTAAAGGTAGTTATTCTGCTGTAGTCGGTTTACCTTTATATGAAACAGCAAAATTATTGGCTGAGTTAGGTTTACCTACCCCTATTCAAGACCAAGCAAGCCCCCTCAGCAACGGAGAAATTTTATGA
- the mreD gene encoding rod shape-determining protein MreD, whose amino-acid sequence MSIRNLLIIIFTTVIALIASIMPLPQSIDVFRPDWVLVVLVYWCLALPARVNVITAGFVGLLLDVLLGSILGVHTMAMALAVYIIAGNFQKIRNFSVWQQSLIVGVLSALYHLIVFWMQRFLTDAVFLPSYLYPVITTIVLWPWAFLLLRKVRRHFRIT is encoded by the coding sequence ATGTCGATACGTAACCTTTTGATTATTATTTTTACTACGGTTATCGCTTTAATCGCCAGCATTATGCCATTACCCCAGAGTATTGATGTTTTTCGTCCAGACTGGGTATTAGTGGTCTTAGTATACTGGTGCTTAGCCTTACCCGCGCGTGTTAATGTTATAACCGCTGGTTTTGTTGGCTTATTACTTGATGTTTTACTGGGGTCTATTCTCGGTGTGCACACGATGGCGATGGCCCTTGCTGTTTATATTATCGCGGGCAACTTTCAAAAAATTAGAAATTTCTCTGTTTGGCAACAATCACTCATTGTTGGTGTTTTATCGGCGTTATACCATTTAATTGTTTTTTGGATGCAACGGTTTTTAACTGATGCTGTGTTCCTACCTAGTTATTTATATCCGGTGATCACAACGATTGTACTGTGGCCTTGGGCGTTTTTATTATTAAGAAAAGTACGTCGTCACTTTCGTATTACTTAA
- a CDS encoding carbon-nitrogen hydrolase family protein yields MVRLTAIQLCSVPNVEENLVSIEAELARLSPVTSSDEHIVVLPECCLFFGGKDAEQLAVSKRSLKEKLATLAKKYQVLLVAGSIPLVTSAKIEDKFTNSSCIFSPQGHELIQYDKIHLFDANVEDNEKSYRESRYTQAGDKICCWQAKNVNIGLTICYDLRFPELYRQLRLLGADVITVPSAFTVITGQAHWQTLLQARAIENQVYIVAAGQHGTHLNGRETWGHSMIISPWGEILSCIEQGIGSISVEFSRDELDRVRAAMPVTEHNQFESTLKRPN; encoded by the coding sequence ATGGTTAGACTTACGGCAATACAACTATGCTCTGTACCGAATGTTGAAGAAAACTTAGTGAGTATTGAGGCTGAATTAGCTCGATTATCGCCAGTTACTTCGAGTGATGAACATATTGTCGTTTTACCTGAGTGTTGTTTGTTCTTTGGAGGAAAAGACGCCGAGCAATTAGCGGTATCTAAACGATCATTAAAAGAAAAGCTGGCAACGTTAGCCAAAAAATATCAGGTGCTTTTGGTTGCTGGTAGTATTCCTCTAGTAACCTCAGCTAAAATTGAAGATAAGTTTACTAACAGTAGTTGTATTTTTTCACCGCAAGGTCATGAGTTAATACAGTACGATAAAATTCATTTATTCGATGCTAATGTTGAAGATAACGAAAAAAGTTATCGCGAATCTCGCTATACTCAAGCTGGTGATAAAATTTGTTGTTGGCAAGCTAAAAATGTGAATATTGGCTTAACAATTTGTTATGACTTGAGATTTCCTGAACTTTATCGCCAACTTCGCTTGCTAGGTGCTGATGTTATTACGGTACCAAGCGCCTTTACTGTGATAACCGGTCAAGCACATTGGCAAACATTATTACAAGCACGCGCCATTGAAAATCAAGTGTATATTGTAGCTGCAGGCCAACATGGTACGCATCTTAATGGCAGAGAAACATGGGGACACAGTATGATTATCAGTCCTTGGGGAGAAATACTTAGCTGTATAGAGCAAGGTATTGGTAGTATTAGTGTTGAATTTTCCCGTGACGAACTAGACAGAGTAAGAGCAGCAATGCCTGTTACTGAACATAATCAATTTGAAAGCACATTAAAACGCCCAAATTAA
- a CDS encoding YhdP family protein, which yields MSISAFSNRWLNRLYKVLAILLVLFAVLISAFRLSLPYAHNFHQDLQYYLNETYDSNVTIGSLSMEWEVNGPTIVVEKVNVLDTQTANIFVARMELTVDFWGSLRHQKLISQDITLAGVQVFFDKALLTAKDQSAEDSSVIATISDVLFQQINRFSLINSNITLQDESKTRTFLVDQLAWVNNGDHHRATGSMLIDGLTSNNIKFNLDASGQDLRDLSGQLYFEANKLNVTPWLDTVFAIENEKTYSSVNFSAWYTLNKGKANRLQIALGDNEVSWLFKDELHSIRIDEGNILVENFDDAINISTTTTPLQFYTNNKAWQPLTISTKRTANGLLTYISSLELFGLADLYPLFSGHPESETLLKNLAPVGQITDVYLLNNDDDIKAVAQFSDVTSSFSQGIPGVENVSGELNFAQKNLQVKLLAENGELDFDQHFLYPIPYQSIAAQVNVDFNHAELLVKVQQIEMISEQLHATADVEIKALEDETITMALLANVHQGDAKLANYFYPHLLMGQELVDYLNLAIIDGEFAQAQVLFNGPLDKFPFEDNSGVFVVNAELIKSKFQFDPSWPVINAFDANLNFTNNSMLITGRGGELTGIDVTGVKVAIDDLAGQQILTVAANFKDTQASAVSDLMNNSPLADTVGETLNQLQVSENISGSFALNLPLNDPDSAVASGKVEFKNNKIALQAPAMNFTEVNGELSYENDVIKTQGLTLNWREMPLALKVEAQDTNRKYYQTLINLQAQWPETAWKKELPELLEKYGQGLLAWQGDLTLKMHHQGGFSYELLLDSTLEKIALSLPTPYKKIADDVLNVAVKVSGEENSSVLYAQIGDELNFYGELNHSKVQFTKAHLVLGNEHMLLPTEGFHITTNLSTASVTEWQPLIFDILDGIEQASVNTAADNVALLSAPKRIRGKIEKLNVLGQELTDVSFNLNDEEQWWLLELQAKETRTKAKFYPDWHQQGIELNADFIHLTANDELVIENLVEEPSAEPISNDVIFANIPPIRGKCSSCSYGKFDFGEVDFSIERSAVDTLTIKKFTATRGKTQLSFDASWQHNADESQTTVVGQLKAKNVDQEVEKLGYPSTIKDSELDLYYNFNWTGSPLDFAIESFNGSSQVKLSDGYLAEVPDQARAFSLLSLQSLVRKLKFDFRDIFSDGMFYDSIKGDFEVKNGVVYTDNTFMKGAAGDLSIKGNTNLNDQVLDYKMSYKPNLTSSLPAIAWIATLNPLTFIGALALDGVITSQVVSEYKMEVTGPIDLPVVKVVDKKTQNIKVGRSTPPEVIDSIPDQNNITPVTPANKTEGIKDHKEINLDG from the coding sequence ATGAGTATTTCAGCTTTTTCGAATCGTTGGTTAAATCGACTGTATAAAGTATTGGCAATTTTGTTGGTGCTTTTTGCGGTACTGATCAGTGCGTTTCGTTTATCTTTGCCTTACGCACATAATTTTCATCAAGACTTACAATATTATCTCAATGAAACTTATGACAGCAATGTAACCATAGGCTCGTTGAGCATGGAGTGGGAGGTTAACGGGCCGACGATAGTTGTTGAAAAAGTTAATGTGCTAGATACTCAAACCGCTAATATATTTGTGGCTCGTATGGAATTGACTGTTGATTTCTGGGGAAGCTTACGCCATCAAAAATTGATTTCTCAAGATATAACCTTAGCAGGTGTACAAGTTTTTTTTGATAAAGCATTATTAACGGCAAAAGATCAAAGCGCGGAAGATAGTTCGGTTATTGCTACCATCAGCGATGTATTGTTTCAGCAAATTAATCGATTTTCATTAATAAACAGTAATATCACCCTGCAAGATGAGTCAAAAACGCGAACTTTTTTGGTCGACCAACTTGCTTGGGTAAATAATGGTGATCATCACCGAGCTACGGGTAGTATGCTTATTGACGGGTTAACATCTAATAATATTAAATTTAATCTTGATGCATCTGGACAAGACCTGCGCGATTTAAGTGGTCAACTATATTTTGAAGCGAATAAGCTTAATGTAACTCCTTGGCTAGATACTGTTTTTGCTATTGAAAATGAAAAAACTTATTCATCGGTTAATTTTAGTGCTTGGTACACCTTAAACAAAGGCAAAGCCAACAGGTTACAAATCGCATTAGGCGATAATGAAGTGAGCTGGCTTTTTAAAGATGAATTACACAGTATTCGTATCGACGAAGGTAATATCTTGGTTGAAAATTTTGACGATGCTATAAACATAAGCACTACGACCACACCATTGCAGTTCTACACCAATAATAAGGCTTGGCAGCCTTTAACCATCAGCACAAAAAGAACGGCCAATGGCTTACTCACGTATATCTCTTCATTAGAACTGTTTGGTTTAGCTGACCTTTATCCACTTTTTTCTGGCCACCCAGAAAGTGAAACATTATTAAAGAATCTTGCTCCAGTTGGACAGATAACCGACGTTTACCTGCTCAATAATGACGATGATATTAAAGCCGTAGCGCAATTTTCCGATGTTACCTCTTCGTTTAGTCAAGGGATCCCCGGCGTTGAAAATGTCAGTGGTGAACTTAACTTCGCTCAAAAAAACTTACAGGTTAAGTTGTTAGCTGAAAATGGAGAGCTAGATTTTGACCAACACTTTCTTTATCCCATTCCATACCAGTCGATTGCTGCACAAGTTAATGTCGACTTTAATCATGCTGAACTATTGGTCAAAGTTCAGCAAATCGAAATGATATCAGAACAACTCCATGCTACCGCTGATGTAGAAATTAAAGCGCTAGAAGATGAAACGATCACGATGGCATTACTCGCTAATGTGCATCAAGGTGACGCTAAGCTCGCAAACTATTTTTACCCACATCTACTGATGGGACAGGAGCTGGTCGATTACTTAAACTTAGCCATCATTGACGGGGAATTCGCACAAGCTCAAGTGCTTTTTAATGGGCCACTCGATAAATTCCCATTTGAAGATAATAGCGGTGTTTTTGTTGTTAATGCAGAATTGATCAAGAGTAAATTTCAGTTTGATCCAAGTTGGCCGGTGATTAATGCTTTTGATGCTAACTTAAATTTCACTAACAACAGTATGCTCATTACGGGTCGAGGTGGCGAGCTTACTGGCATAGATGTTACCGGTGTTAAGGTTGCTATTGACGATTTAGCTGGCCAACAAATATTAACGGTTGCCGCGAATTTTAAAGATACCCAAGCCAGTGCAGTAAGTGACTTAATGAACAACAGTCCGCTGGCCGACACGGTTGGAGAGACACTAAACCAGCTACAAGTATCAGAAAATATTTCAGGTAGCTTTGCGCTAAATTTACCTTTGAATGATCCTGATAGTGCTGTGGCAAGTGGCAAAGTTGAGTTCAAGAATAATAAAATAGCATTGCAAGCACCTGCCATGAACTTTACGGAAGTGAATGGTGAATTGAGCTACGAAAATGATGTAATAAAGACGCAAGGACTGACATTAAATTGGCGAGAAATGCCCTTAGCACTGAAAGTAGAAGCTCAGGATACTAACCGTAAATATTACCAAACATTGATTAACCTACAAGCGCAGTGGCCAGAAACCGCTTGGAAAAAAGAGCTGCCAGAATTACTTGAAAAATATGGTCAGGGTCTGTTGGCGTGGCAAGGTGATTTAACGCTAAAGATGCACCACCAAGGTGGTTTTAGTTATGAACTATTACTGGACTCTACCTTAGAAAAGATAGCACTTTCATTACCTACGCCTTATAAAAAAATAGCTGATGATGTACTTAATGTTGCGGTAAAAGTTTCTGGAGAGGAAAATTCATCCGTACTTTACGCACAAATCGGTGATGAGCTGAATTTTTATGGTGAATTAAATCATAGTAAAGTGCAATTTACTAAAGCACATTTAGTCTTAGGTAATGAACATATGTTATTACCAACGGAAGGCTTTCATATCACGACAAACTTATCTACCGCCTCAGTAACCGAGTGGCAACCGTTAATTTTTGATATTCTTGATGGCATAGAGCAAGCATCGGTAAATACAGCTGCAGATAATGTTGCCCTGTTAAGTGCGCCTAAACGTATTAGGGGCAAGATTGAAAAGCTTAATGTGTTAGGACAAGAATTAACTGACGTCTCTTTTAATCTTAACGATGAAGAGCAATGGTGGTTACTTGAATTGCAAGCCAAAGAAACACGAACCAAAGCTAAGTTTTATCCTGATTGGCATCAACAAGGGATAGAGCTTAATGCTGATTTTATTCACTTAACAGCAAATGACGAACTTGTTATTGAAAACCTTGTTGAGGAACCATCAGCAGAACCGATAAGTAACGATGTTATTTTCGCTAATATTCCGCCTATTCGCGGAAAATGTTCGAGTTGTAGCTATGGAAAGTTTGATTTTGGTGAAGTTGATTTTTCTATTGAACGGTCTGCTGTCGACACGTTAACCATCAAAAAATTTACGGCTACACGGGGTAAAACACAGTTAAGTTTTGATGCCAGTTGGCAACATAATGCCGATGAATCTCAAACCACTGTTGTAGGTCAATTGAAAGCGAAAAATGTTGATCAAGAAGTCGAGAAATTAGGTTATCCTTCAACGATAAAAGATAGTGAACTGGACTTGTACTATAATTTCAACTGGACAGGTAGCCCTTTAGATTTCGCGATAGAAAGCTTTAACGGTTCAAGCCAAGTTAAACTTTCAGACGGATATTTAGCTGAAGTACCTGATCAAGCCCGAGCATTCTCACTACTCAGTTTGCAGTCCTTAGTGCGTAAATTGAAGTTTGATTTTCGAGATATTTTTAGTGATGGTATGTTCTATGATTCCATTAAAGGAGATTTTGAGGTCAAAAATGGCGTTGTTTATACCGATAACACTTTTATGAAAGGTGCGGCAGGCGACTTGTCTATAAAAGGTAATACCAACTTAAACGACCAAGTACTCGATTATAAAATGTCTTATAAGCCCAATTTAACCTCAAGCTTACCAGCCATTGCCTGGATAGCGACATTAAACCCATTGACCTTTATTGGTGCTTTGGCTCTTGATGGCGTTATTACCTCGCAAGTTGTTTCAGAATATAAAATGGAAGTTACCGGGCCAATTGATTTACCCGTAGTAAAAGTAGTCGATAAAAAAACCCAAAATATAAAAGTTGGCCGTTCAACACCTCCTGAAGTTATTGATAGCATTCCTGATCAGAACAATATTACTCCTGTTACACCAGCAAATAAAACAGAGGGTATAAAAGATCACAAGGAAATAAACTTAGATGGTTAG
- the rng gene encoding ribonuclease G — translation MSGELLINVTPSETRVALIENGVLQEVHVERESRRGLVGNIYLGKVIRVLPGMQAAFIDINLEKAAFLHASDINTKLIISNDELPADHVPDIRALVHEGQQIVVQVIKDPLGTKGARLTTDITVAARYLVLMPNANHAGISQRIESSKERNRLKDIITPYCSEEHGFIVRTAAEGADEKELKHDAEFLRRVWKKVQDRKKRKQMKAPIYQDLSLAFRVLRDFVGIDLERIRIDSKLTFEQLREFTEEFVPNLTPFLENYPGERPIFDLFDVENEIQRALHRRIELKSGGYLIIDQTEAMTTIDINTGGFVGHRNLEETIFNTNSEATQVIARQLRLRNLGGIIIVDFIDMNSAEHQKRVLHSLDVAMAKDNVKYSISKFSKLGLVEMTRKRTRESLEHILCGECSVCSGRGHLKTVETVCFEILREIVRVNRAYDSDKFTVYASSAVSESLINDEYHHLAELEVFIGKQIKVQTETMYNQEQFDVIMM, via the coding sequence ATGAGTGGTGAATTACTGATTAATGTTACCCCAAGTGAAACTCGAGTTGCGCTAATAGAAAATGGTGTATTGCAAGAAGTTCATGTTGAACGTGAATCTCGTCGTGGTTTGGTTGGCAATATTTATCTAGGTAAAGTTATTCGGGTTTTACCGGGTATGCAAGCAGCTTTTATTGATATTAATTTAGAAAAAGCCGCGTTCTTACATGCTTCAGACATCAACACTAAACTCATTATTAGTAATGACGAGTTGCCCGCTGACCACGTACCTGACATTAGAGCGTTAGTGCATGAAGGCCAGCAAATTGTGGTTCAGGTCATTAAAGATCCACTGGGTACCAAAGGAGCACGCTTAACCACAGATATTACCGTAGCCGCTCGATATTTGGTGTTAATGCCAAATGCTAATCATGCGGGCATCTCACAACGCATTGAATCTTCAAAAGAGCGCAATCGTCTCAAAGATATTATTACGCCATATTGTAGTGAAGAGCACGGCTTTATTGTTCGAACGGCTGCTGAAGGTGCTGACGAAAAAGAATTAAAACATGATGCTGAATTTCTACGTCGTGTCTGGAAAAAAGTGCAAGACCGTAAAAAAAGAAAGCAAATGAAAGCGCCTATCTATCAAGATCTTTCATTAGCATTTCGTGTACTCCGTGATTTTGTTGGTATTGATCTTGAACGAATTCGTATCGATTCAAAACTAACTTTTGAGCAGTTGCGGGAATTTACCGAAGAATTTGTCCCTAATTTAACTCCCTTTTTAGAAAATTATCCAGGCGAGCGACCTATCTTTGACTTGTTTGATGTCGAAAATGAGATACAAAGAGCGTTGCATAGAAGAATTGAATTGAAGTCGGGTGGTTACCTCATTATTGATCAAACCGAAGCGATGACCACGATTGATATAAATACCGGTGGATTTGTCGGTCATCGTAATCTAGAAGAAACTATTTTTAATACTAATTCAGAAGCCACACAAGTCATTGCTCGACAGTTGAGACTGAGAAATCTAGGCGGCATTATTATTGTCGATTTTATTGACATGAACAGTGCAGAGCACCAAAAACGTGTGTTACACAGTTTAGATGTTGCGATGGCGAAAGATAATGTTAAATACAGTATTAGTAAGTTTTCTAAGCTCGGCTTAGTAGAAATGACCCGTAAACGTACCCGAGAGAGTTTAGAACATATATTGTGCGGCGAATGTTCAGTGTGTTCAGGTCGAGGGCATTTAAAAACTGTTGAAACCGTTTGTTTTGAAATTTTGCGTGAAATAGTACGAGTAAATCGCGCTTATGATTCAGATAAATTCACTGTTTATGCTTCTTCAGCAGTGAGTGAATCACTAATTAATGATGAATATCATCACCTTGCTGAGTTAGAAGTTTTCATCGGTAAGCAAATTAAAGTTCAGACAGAAACCATGTATAATCAAGAGCAGTTTGATGTGATTATGATGTAA